A stretch of Equus caballus isolate H_3958 breed thoroughbred chromosome 11, TB-T2T, whole genome shotgun sequence DNA encodes these proteins:
- the CAVIN1 gene encoding caveolae-associated protein 1, giving the protein MEDTQLHIIEQPLPGYPDAGDPGSSPVGAPAAEEPSGAGSEELIKSDQVNGVLVLSLLDKIIGAVDQIQLTQAQLEERQAEMEGAVQSIQGELSKLGKAHATTSNTVSKLLEKVRKVSVNVKTVRGSLERQAGQIKKLEVNEAELLRRRNFKVMIYQDEVKLPSKVSISKSLKESEALPEKEGDELGEGERPEEDAGALELSSDEAVEVEEVIEESRAERIKRSGLRRVDDFKKAFSKEKMEKTKVRTRENLEKTRLKTKENLEKTRHTLEKRMNKLGTRLVPAERREKLKSSRDKLRKSFTPDHVVYARSKTAVYKVPPFTFHVKKIREGEVEVLKATEMVEVAPDDEEGGAERGEAADLLRGSSPDVHTLLEITEESDAVLVDKSDSD; this is encoded by the exons ATGGAGGACACCCAGCTCCATATCATCGAGCAGCCGCTTCCCGGGTACCCCGACGCTGGGGACCCGGGGTCCTCCCCCGTGGGGGCGCCAGCGGCGGAGGAGCCGTCGGGGGCCGGCTCTGAGGAGCTGATCAAGTCCGACCAGGTGAATGGCGTGCTGGTGCTGAGCCTTCTGGACAAAATCATCGGCGCCGTCGACCAGATCCAGCTGACCCAAGCCCAGCTGGAGGAGCGGCAGGCAGAGATGGAGGGTGCCGTGCAGAGCATCCAGGGCGAGCTGAGCAAGCTGGGCAAGGCACACGCCACCACCAGCAACACCGTGAGCAAGTTGCTGGAGAAGGTGCGCAAGGTCAGCGTCAACGTGAAGACCGTGCGCGGCAGCCTGGAGCGCCAGGCGGGCCAAATCAAGAAGCTGGAGGTCAATGAGGCCGAGCTGCTGCGGCGCCGCAACTTTAAAGTCATGATCTATCAG GATGAAGTGAAACTGCCGTCCAAAGTGAGTATCAGCAAGTCGCTGAAAGAGTCTGAGGCACTGCCCGAGAAGGAGGGCGACGAGCTGGGCGAGGGCGAGCGGCCCGAGGAGGACGCGGGGGCGCTCGAGCTGTCATCGGACGAGgcggtggaggtggaggaggtcATCGAGGAGTCGCGCGCCGAGCGCATCAAGCGCAGCGGCCTGCGGCGAGTGGACGACTTCAAGAAGGCCTTCTCCaaggagaagatggagaagaCCAAGGTGCGCACCCGCGAGAACCTGGAGAAGACCCGCCTCAAGACCAAGGAGAACCTGGAGAAGACGCGGCACACGCTGGAGAAGCGCATGAACAAGCTGGGCACGCGCCTGGTCCCCGCCGAGCGGCGCGAGAAGCTCAAGAGCTCGCGAGACAAGCTGCGCAAGTCCTTCACGCCCGACCACGTGGTCTACGCGCGCTCCAAGACGGCAGTCTACAAGGTGCCACCCTTCACCTTCCACGTCAAGAAGATCCGCGAGGGCGAGGTGGAGGTGCTCAAGGCCACCGAGATGGTGGAGGTGGCCCCCGACGACGAGGAGGGCGGCGCGGAGCGCGGCGAGGCCGCCGACCTGCTGCGCGGGAGCAGCCCCGACGTGCACACGCTGCTGGAGATCACCGAGGAGTCGGACGCCGTGCTGGTGGACAAGAGCGACAGCGACTGA